One window of Magallana gigas chromosome 2, xbMagGiga1.1, whole genome shotgun sequence genomic DNA carries:
- the LOC105344357 gene encoding UDP-N-acetylglucosamine--dolichyl-phosphate N-acetylglucosaminephosphotransferase encodes MEMSETQIHILVNALMSACGFVVCYNIIPKFKTMFINAHLSGIDMSKRDKRKIPESQGMICGAIFLVIMFLFIPVPFYKHILTDNSEKSFPHHEYIEYIAALLSICCMIFLGFADDVLELKWRHKLFLPTMASLPLLMVYFVNFDSTVIIVPKPLRFYFGHDVNLGILYYVYMGMLAVFCTNAINILSGVNGLETGQSLIIALSVLIFNFMELNGCCREAHVFSIYFILPYTAVCLAIFIHNWYPADVFVGDTFCYFSGMTFAVVAILGHFSKTMLLFFIPQVFNFIYSVPQLFRMVPCPRHRLPKYDPKSDKVEMSKTTFKYRNLNIFGKLSVTVFRMLYLLEVKEGVGEDNQYMECNNMTLINLVLKFCGPLHEKTLVTLLLTFQILCSFLAFGIRYQLSKVFYDY; translated from the exons ATGGAGATGTCTGAGACACAAATTCACATTCTGGTGAATGCTTTAATGTCAGCATGTGGCTTTGTTGTCTGTTACAACATCATTCCGAAGTTTAAAACGATGTTTATCAATGCCCACCTGTCTGGGATCGACATGAGCAAACGGGACAAGAGAAAAAT TCCGGAATCTCAAGGGATGATTTGTGGAGCCATTTTCCTTGTGATTATGTTTTTGTTCATCCCTGTACCATTTTACAAACACATCTTGACAGACAACTCAGAAAAGTCGTTCCCACATCATGAG TATATAGAATACATTGCTGCTCTATTGTCCATatgttgtatgatatttttgggATTTGCTGATGATGTCTTGGAGTTGAAGTGGCGACACAAACTGTTTTTACCAACAATGGCCTCTTTACCATTGCTGATGGTTTATTTTGTGAACTTTGATTCCACAGTCATTATAGTTCCTAAACCTCTGCGGTTTTACTTTGGTCATGATGTAAATTTAG GGATTTTATATTACGTCTACATGGGAATGCTGGCTGTGTTTTGCACCAATGCCATTAACATTTTATCTGGTGTAAATGGATTGGAAACTGGACAATCCCTCATTATTGCACTGTCTGTACTTATTTTCAACTTTATGGAATTGAATG GATGCTGCAGAGAAGCACATGTGTTcagcatttattttattttgccttATACTGCAGTGTGCTTGgccatttttattcacaactg GTACCCTGCAGATGTTTTTGTTGGAGATACATTCTGCTATTTCTCAGGAATGACTTTTGCTGTGGTGGCAATTTTAGGGCATTTTAGCAAAACCATGTTGCTGTTTTTCATACCTCAAGTCTTCAATTTCATATACTCGGTACCCCAGCTGTTCAGAATGGTACCATGTCCAAGACACAGGTTACCAAA GTATGATCCAAAGAGTGACAAAGTAGAGATGAGTAAAACAACGTTTAAGTACaggaatttaaatatttttgggaaGCTGTCCGTGACTGTGTTCAGGATGCTGTATCTTCTGGAGGTGAAGGAGGGGGTGGGAGAGGACAACCAGTACATGGAGTGTAATAACATGACACTCATTAACCTGGTGCTGAAATTCTGTGGACCACTGCACGAAAAAACTCTAGTCACACTTTTATTAACATTTCag atTTTATGCAGTTTTCTTGCTTTTGGAATAAGGTACCAACTTTCCAAAGTGTTTTACGATTATTGA
- the LOC105344353 gene encoding serine/threonine-protein kinase Chk1: MTAVTAFVEGWDFVQTLGEGAYGEVKLAVNSDTQEAVAVKIINLEKNPAAAEAVRKEVCVHKLLSHETIIKFYGFRKDGKIQYLFLEYASGGELFDRIEPDVGMPQQDANRYFKQLINGVEYLHTKGVTHRDLKPENLLLDDFDNLKISDFGLATVFRYQGNTRQLEKCCGTVPYIAPEVLSRKPYDAEPADIWSCAVILVALLAGELPWDEPTYGCQEYCDWKDCKITKTPWNKIDNLALSLLRKLLVENRSKRYTIRQIRDHQWFNKNFNRTALGQLNRLPSSPTSSPSSTGPFKRICSGNELSPPSHSKESFTHISSSQPESRQRLGSEGDTNSPLDPVDRQFWFSQPVHPDHMLLSSQIQGTPGSSQNPWQKLVRRMTRFFVKPDKDETKEELEKVFDLLGYRWKFNSPGMVTITTKDRRNIPLVFKACFLDMGENLLLDFRLSKGDGLEFKRHYTKIKKQMKAVVSKVPPTWPLVPSQVS; the protein is encoded by the exons ATGACAGCAGTAACAGCTTTTGTTGAAGGATGGGACTTTGTGCAAACTTTAGGAGAAGGTGCCTATGGGGA AGTAAAGCTGGCAGTCAATTCAGATACTCAAGAGGCAGTCGCTGTTAAAATCATTAACCTAGAGAAAAATCCTGCAGCAGCTGAGGCTGTTCGAAAAGAA GTCTGTGTACACAAGTTACTCAGTCATGAAACGATCATTAAATTCTATGGATTCCGCAAGGATGGAAAAATTCAGTATCTCTTCCTAGAATATGCTAGTGGTGGTGAATTGTTTGACAGAATAG aacCAGATGTTGGGATGCCACAACAGGATGCAAACAGATACTTCAAACAACTCATTAATGGTGTG GAATATTTGCACACGAAAGGAGTTACCCACAGAGATCTCAAACCAGAAAACCTCCTTCTGGATGATTTTG ATAATCTTAAGATCTCAGACTTTGGACTCGCTACTGTGTTTCGATATCAAGGAAATACGCGGCAGTTAGAAAAATGTTGTGGAACAGTCCCTTATATCGCTCCAGAAGTGTTGTCAAGGAAACCGTATGATGCAGAACCAGCTGATATTTGGTCCTGTGCAGTGATATTAGTAGCTCTCTTAGCAGGAG AGCTGCCTTGGGATGAGCCAACGTATGGTTGTCAGGAGTACTGTGATTGGAAGGACTGTAAAATCACCAAAACTCCCTGGAACAAAATTGACAATCTGGCATTGT CATTACTGAGGAAACTGCTGGTAGAGAACAGGTCCAAAAGGTATACCATCAGACAGATCAGGGATCACCAGTGGTTCAACAAAAACTTCAACAGAACAGCCCTAG GTCAGCTAAACCGCCTCCCCTCCTCGCCAACCAGCTCTCCCTCAAGTACGGGTCCCTTCAAACGAATCTGCTCAGGAAATGAACTCTCACCCCCATCTCACTCAAAAGAAAG CTTCACCCACATTTCCTCATCTCAGCCTGAATCCAGACAAAGGCTGGGGTCAGAGGGCGATACCAACTCTCCCCTGGACCCTGTGGACAGACAGTTCTGGTTTTCACAACCTGTACATCCAGATCACATGTTGCTAAGCAGTCAGATCCAGGGAACACCCGGTTCTTCACAG aatcCATGGCAGAAGTTGGTGCGCAGGATGACAAGATTTTTTGTTAAACCTGATAAAGATGAAACAAAGGAAGAATTGGAAAAAGTGTTTGATCTTCTAGGATACAGATGGAAATTCAATTCTCCAGGAATG gTTACCATAACAACTAAGGACAGGAGGAATATTCCTTTGGTATTCAAGGCCTGCTTTTTGGACATGGGTGAAAATCTGCTGCTAGATTTCAGGTTATCAAAG GGTGATGGTCTGGAGTTTAAAAGACATTATACCAAGATAAAGAAACAAATGAAAGCTGTTGTTAGCAAGGTGCCCCCAACTTGGCCTCTTGTACCGTCCCAAGTCTCATAA
- the LOC105344354 gene encoding histone H2A, with protein sequence MSGRGKGGKTKSKAKSRSSRAGLQFPVGRIHRLLRKGNYAERVGAGAPVYLAAVLEYLAAEVLELAGNAARDNKKTRIIPRHLQLAIRNDEELNKLLSGVTIAQGGVLPNIQAVLLPKKTGSVGKKSSQSQEF encoded by the exons ATGTCAGGCCGTGGAAAAGgaggaaaaacaaaatcaaaggcAAAGAGCCGTTCTTCTAGGGCAGGACTGCAATTCCCAGTTGGAAGAATTCACAGACTTCTTAGGAAAg ggaACTATGCTGAACGAGTTGGTGCAGGTGCCCCTGTATACTTAGCAGCCGTATTAGAATACCTGGCAGCAGAAGTTTTGGAGTTGGCAGGAAATGCAGCCAGAGACAATAAGAAGACCAGGATCATCCCCCGCCACCTCCAGCTAGCCATCCGTAACGACGAGGAGCTGAACAAACTCCTCTCGGGGGTCACGATCGCCCAAGGTGGTGTACTGCCCAACATCCAGGCTGTTCTTCTGCCCAAGAAAACTGGATCAGTTGGAAAAAAATCATCTCAGTCCCAGGAATTTTGA